The genomic stretch CCCTTCACCGTGCAGCCGACGCTGCACGTACGCGCGCAGCCGCCGTTCGCGCCGACGACGAGACGCAGGGCGCCGGCGCGGTTGGCGCCGGCGATCGCCGCGCCCTTGCGCTTCACGAGCAGCTTGCGCGTCCCCGCCGGCCCGTTCTTGACGAGGACGAAGGTGACGCCGCCGTGGGCGCCGGTGTTGTCCTTGAAGCGCACGCCGTTCGCGACCGGCGCGAACGACGCCGCCGGGATCGTCGCGGTCCACAGCTGGTTCGCCGGATCGGCCTCGGGCTCGTACGCCAGCGTCAGCGTGAGGCTCGTCGACAACCCGCCGCTCACGTCGGGCAGGCCGGGACCCGCGAAGACGTCGCCGCGGAACCGCAGGCGCGTGCGGTCGGTCGAGAGGCTCAGCTTGCGCGCGCGCACGCCGCCGCAGCTGGACGGCGTCTCGGCCAGCGCCGGCAGCGACGTGGCGAGCACGGCGAGCGCGAGGATCGACGAGAGGAGCATCCGCATGCGCGGGTGCTACCACGCCCGGACGCCGACGCGTCAATCGAAATCGCGGGCGAGTCGGCCGCCCGCCGCGGCGCGCGAAAGCCCGTCCGGCGCGGTCACGAGGACGCCGTAACGCCGGCCGCCGACGAGCCGGTCCTCGGCCGCCGGCCCGACCAGCAGGCCGGCGCCGGCGGCCATGCCGCTCAGCACGCCCGAGCTCTGCGACGCCATCGGCGCCGCCTCGAAGCCCTCGCCGCTCTGCGTCAGCCGCACGCGCACGAACTCGGTGAGGGCCTTCGCCTTCCTCTGGTCGGCGACCAGCGTCGCCTCGACGCACGGGAGGTGCAGCAGCCGATGGCCGGCGAGCCGGCGCAGCGCCGGCCGCACGTAGACCGCGAAGCAGACCAGCGCCGACACCGGATTGCCCGGCAGCCCGAACCACAGGCACGCGCCGCGCGTCCCGAACGTCAGCGGCTTGCCCGGCTTCTGCGCGACCTTCCAGAAGCGGCGCTCGACGCCGAGCGCGTCGAGCGCCTCCTTCACGAAGTCGTACTCGCCGACCGACACGCCGCCGGTCGAGAGCACGACGTCGGCACGGGCGGCCTCGTCGAGGCGGTCGCGGATGTCGTCGAAGCGGTCGCGCACGATCGGTAGGACGACCGCCTCGCCGCCGGCTTCCCGCACCGCGCCGACGAGCGCGTAGGCGTTGCTGTTCACGACCTGGCCGAGCCCCGGCTCCTCGTCGACCTCGACCAGCTCCGCGCCGGTGGCGACGATCGCGACCCGCGGGCGGCGGTGCACGGTGACGGTCGCGCGTCCCACCGAGGCCAGCACGCCGAGGTCGGCCGGCCCGATGCGCGTGCCGGCCGCCAGCACGACGGCACCGACGGCCACGTCCTCGCCCGCGAGGCGCACGTTCTGCCCCGGCGTGGCGGCGACCGCGATCGTGACCACGCCGTCCGCCGAGCTGGTGTCCTCGACCTTCACGACCGTGTCGGTGCCGTCGGGAATCACCGAGCCGGTGAAGATCTTCGCGGCGGCTCCCGGCGGGACCGCGCCGCCGAGGAGGCTCCCCGCGGGCGCGCTGCCGACGACGCGCAGGCGGGCGCCGGCAGCCGCGACGTCGGCCGCACGCACCGCGAAGCCGTCCATCGCCGAGTTCGCGGCGGCGGGTACCGCGCGCGTCGAGACCACGTCGTCCGCCGCCACCCGCCCGAGCGCATCGCCGAGGAGGACGCGCTCGGTGCCGAGCACCGGCGTCGCCGCGAGCACGTGTCGGAGGGCGTCGCCGACGGAGATCACGCGCCCGCGATAGCCGGCGTCGCCGGGTGGCGCAATCGACGCGCGTCGGCTACGCGGGCCGCATGCCCGTCGCCCGCGACGTCCACGCCACCCTGCGCTCCCGGCGCTTTCACTGGCTCGACTGGGGCCGGCCCGGCGCCCGCCCGCTCCTCCTCCTGCACGGCGCGGCGCAGACCGCGCACAGCTTCGACGAGGTGGCGCCCGACCTCGCCCGCGACCATCACGTGGTCGCGCTCGACCAGCGCGGCCACGGCGACAGCGACTGGGCGCCGCGCTACGAGCGCGCCGACTTCGCGGGCGACATCGAGGCCGTCCTCGGCCGTCTCGGCTGGGCGCAGGCGACGCTCGTCGCCATGAGCCTCGGCGGTCTCAACGCGATCGCCTACGCCGCCGCGCGGCCGGCGCGCGTACGCGGCCTCGTCGTCGTCGACGTCGTGCCCACCGTCGCCGAAACGGGCAAGCAGCAGATCGCCGCGCAGCTCGCGGTGCGCGACTTCCCATCGTTCGACGACGCGGTCGAGCAGATGCACGCCTTCAACCCGCGCCGCACGAAGGAGAACCTGCGCGACCGCCTGTGCCACGCACTGCGCCCCCGCCCCGACGGCACGTGGACCTACAAGTTCGACCCCGAGATCGCCGCCGGCACGCGCGACCTCGAGGGCCTGTGGCGCGCGGTCGCACGCCTGCGCTGTCCCGTGCTGCTGGTGCGCGGCGCCGAGAGCCCGATCCTCGCCCGCGAGGGCGCCGAGCAGCTGCTGCGCACGGTGCCGGGCAGCGCGGCCGTCGAGGTCGCGGGCGCCGGCCACTCGGTGATGGGCGACAACCCGCCGGGCTTCCTCGCCGCGGTGCGCCCGTTCCTGCACCGCTTCCGGCTCTAGTCGGCGTCCCGCGTCACGCGCCCGGCAGCCGGATGTGCACGCGCGTGCCGCGGCCCGGCGCCGAGTCGATCGCCAGCGAGCCGCCGAGGACGCCGAGCAGGCGCGACACGATGGCGAGGCCGAGACCCGTGCCGGCGGCCGGTCCGCTGCCGTGAACGAAGGGCTCCGTCACCTGGCGGGCGAGCACGGTGTCCATGCCCGGGCCGG from bacterium encodes the following:
- a CDS encoding molybdopterin molybdotransferase MoeA, encoding MISVGDALRHVLAATPVLGTERVLLGDALGRVAADDVVSTRAVPAAANSAMDGFAVRAADVAAAGARLRVVGSAPAGSLLGGAVPPGAAAKIFTGSVIPDGTDTVVKVEDTSSADGVVTIAVAATPGQNVRLAGEDVAVGAVVLAAGTRIGPADLGVLASVGRATVTVHRRPRVAIVATGAELVEVDEEPGLGQVVNSNAYALVGAVREAGGEAVVLPIVRDRFDDIRDRLDEAARADVVLSTGGVSVGEYDFVKEALDALGVERRFWKVAQKPGKPLTFGTRGACLWFGLPGNPVSALVCFAVYVRPALRRLAGHRLLHLPCVEATLVADQRKAKALTEFVRVRLTQSGEGFEAAPMASQSSGVLSGMAAGAGLLVGPAAEDRLVGGRRYGVLVTAPDGLSRAAAGGRLARDFD
- a CDS encoding alpha/beta hydrolase, coding for MPVARDVHATLRSRRFHWLDWGRPGARPLLLLHGAAQTAHSFDEVAPDLARDHHVVALDQRGHGDSDWAPRYERADFAGDIEAVLGRLGWAQATLVAMSLGGLNAIAYAAARPARVRGLVVVDVVPTVAETGKQQIAAQLAVRDFPSFDDAVEQMHAFNPRRTKENLRDRLCHALRPRPDGTWTYKFDPEIAAGTRDLEGLWRAVARLRCPVLLVRGAESPILAREGAEQLLRTVPGSAAVEVAGAGHSVMGDNPPGFLAAVRPFLHRFRL